Below is a window of 'Nostoc azollae' 0708 DNA.
TTAGTCATGAATTGCGTACTCCTTTAACTTCAATTCATGGTTCTTTAGGAAAGTTAGCAAGTGGTTTGTTACCGACAGATTCAGAACAAGGTCAATGCTTTCTACAAATTGCTACTGATACCACCGAGCGATTGGTGAGGTTAATTAACCATATTCTCGATATTGAAAGAATTGAGTCTGGTAAGGTGAAAATGGAACGAGAAACCTATAATTTGCAGGATTTGATTGTTTCAGCAGTGAATGTTATGCAGCCTGTAGCTGATAAGGCTGGGGTGACTTTATCTATTTCTAGTGTATCTGTGCAATTATCGGCTGAGCCAGACCGGATTGTGCAAACTATAACGAATTCGTTGAGTAATGCTATTAAATTTTCTACTTCTAGTTCTACAATTTGGCTAATAGGACAACAACAAAATGATCAAGTACTGTTAACAGTAAAAGATACTGGAAGGGGGATACCAGATGATAAATTGAATGGTATTTTCGAACGATTTGAACAACTTGATTCTTCCGATTCTCGCAATCATGATGGTACTGGGTTAGGCTTGGCAATTTGCAAGAGTATTGTCCAGCAGCATACTGGTAATATCTGGGTAGAGAGTACCTTGGTTAAGGGTAGTAATTTTCATTTTACGCTGCCAGTTTTAGAACCTAGCTATGGTGAGAAATTGGAAAATTGTGCTGCGGAAAAACCATTAATCTCTCAACCGTATTTTCCTTTAGTTCTTGTTTATGACGATGATGAATTAATTCGTTTGGAGTTACAAAGTTTATGAGAGAAAGGTGGATATAGAGTGATAACTGTAGGAGCAGGTGAAGATGCGATCTCACAAGCAATTGCTGAAAAACCAGATGTCATTGTCCTGGATGTACTAATGGCAAAAATGAATGGTTGGGAAACAATGGCAATTCTGAAAGAACGAGAAGATACACAAAATATACCCATTGTCATCTGTAGTGTTTACCAACCTAGTCATAGTCATCAACGCAATGCTGATTTTGTGGATTGGTTAAGTAAGCCAGTTGAGGAGATATCCCTATTACATTCTTTAAGTAAAGTCATCACTGAACCTTATGGAAAAATCAGAATTTTAATTATTGAGGATGATAATTATCTAGCTGATTTGTTAGCAACTTTGTTTGAGAGGCATGATATTGAAACCTTTATTGCTAGAACTGGTAGAGAAGCTATTCATATCAGTCAAAAACTTAATCCTGATTTACTGATTCTTGATTTGATTTTGCCTGAAAGTGACGGTTTTACTGTAGTAAATTGGCTGAAGCAACACAATCAGCTTTGTAGTATTCCCGTGGTTGTTTATTCCGCTAAAGATTTGGACCCGTCGGAACGGCATAGACTTAAATCAGGACATACAGAATTTTTGACTAAAGGACGAGTAACTACTCATGAATTTGAACAAAGAGTGATGTTTTCATTGAAAACCATGACTCATAAAAATTAGCAATTAAAACGTAATAATTCAGGAGTCAGGAGTTAGGAGTCAGAATGTTTGAGAAATTAGTCATTTATCAAATAGGTATTTTTGGAGTTAGCCTAAAAAAGCTGACTGCTGTTGGCCTAGCGTGCAGTTAGGCATTAGCTGAATCCTTACCCCAAAACTTAAAAAACAAAACTTAAAAAACAAAACTTAAAAATGAGAGGATAGGATTATGGAAAGAAAGCGGATTTTAGTAGTTGATAATGAACAATATATCCCACCTTCCGCACCCTAACTGTACCCTTACTGTCACAGATAGTAGTACACAATAACTAAAGCTCCTGCAAGGAAGAAAAGGCTTAATGAGAATAGTATCATTAAAATGGGAATAGAGTGAGAGAATAAAGTTTTGTAAAGAAGATAAGAGAAAAGAAAATTTAATGATTTAAAAATTAAATTAGAACAGAAGAAGAAATGATTTAATCACAACAGGAGTTTTGGATAATTCTGTTGTGAAATCAAAGCTTCAAAAAATGGAAATTCAAAACCTATACCATTTAGGCATAGTAGGAGGAATAATAGACCCCATAGGAGTAGTAGAAATAATCCTTGAAATTGGAGAGAAAGTAAGTCCGGGTCATGTAGTAAAAGCCATGATAATCAACGGGTTAGGATTTGTATAAAAACCCTTATATATGTTTCCCCAAGATTTTGAAATAATCCCCTGTGAGCATCTAATAGGACCAGGAGTAACACCAGAATATCTCAAAGACGATAAACTGGGGAGAGTCATGGATAAACTATTTATAAAAGGATTGGATAGAATATTTTTTCTTGTCGCCTTAAAAGCAGCCCCAAAATTTGGAGTATCCCTATGAGTAGGGTATCTAGACTCATCATAAATGCACATACATTGGCAATATAATACCAGCTTACCAGAAGTAATATTTGAGAGTCAAAAAGTAGGAAATAATCAAGAACTAGAAGAATTAGCAGTAAAATCACCAAAAGAAATAACCATCACCTACGGTTATTCTGGTGACCATAGACCGGAGTTAAAACAGTTCATCATAGAAATGATATGTTCAGGAGATGGAGACATACCAATATATATTTTTAAAACTAGCATCGGGAAACCAAGCAGATTCATCATGCTTTGGTAAAATAGCAGTAGAGTACCAAAAACAATTAAAAGTTAACAGTCTCATAGTAGAAGACTGGCCCTTATATACAGAATCAAATCTGAAAATGATGTCAGATTTAAGCTGGTTATATCCAGTGCCATTAAGCGTAAAATCAGCACAATCATTAATATCAACATTACCAGAACCAGAATTTGTTGATAGTAACTTACCCGGATATAAACTAGCTTCAAAAACAGTAAATTATGCAGGCATAGAACAAAGATGCTTAGTAGTGGACAGTCAAGAAAGAAGAGAATCAGACCTAGGTAAACTCTCACAAAAAATTACCAAGGCACAATCAAAAGCTGTGCAAGATTTGAAAAAGTTATCACCAGAAGAATTTGCTTGTGAAGCTGATGCTATCAAGGGGTTATCTAAACTATTCAAACAATTCAAATATCACCGAATTAACCAGAGTAACGTTACTCAAATCAAATCTAAGAAAAAAGATAGTTCAGGAGAGATATCATAATGAGATATCAGTTACATTCTCCCAGAATGAAAGTAAAATTAATACAGAATTTCTGAGGACAGGTCCTTTTATTTTTGCTACAAACCTTTTGGATTCCAATGAACTTACCCATGACTCCATCTTGAGTGAATATAAAGAAAGCTCAACAGTCTTGCCAGAGAGGGTTTGCTTTTGTCAAAGACCCATTATTGTTTGCAGACAGTATTTTCCTAAAAAGTCCAGAGAGAATAGAGTCCCTGGGAATGATTATGGGTTTATGTCTGCTGGTTTATACTTTAGGAGAACGACAAATTAGAACCCCTTCGAGAGAGTCTAAATCAACAGTAAAAATCAATTGGGTAAACCAACTGACCGCCCCACTTTACGCTGTATTTCTCCATGCTTTCAGTCTATTTATTTAGTTACACTTAACCAAGAAAAACATATCTGTTACTGGACTCAAGAGAGAGATTTCATTGTGAATCTTTTACCAGAGCATTGTTTTCCCTACTATCAATTACTTACCTAATTTTTCTCTCTATTAATTTAATTTCTATGAGAAAATAACCTAATGTCTTTGATTTATAGCTCTATTTTACTATGTCCATAATCTCTTTTTTTACTTCAATCTATTAGTCTAAGTTATGATTTATCTCTTGAATATCTTCATTTATCTGTTGACTTCTCTTGGCGGTGTTCTTTCTTATTGCTCCTTATTGAGAATAGCTTTTGATCCTATTTTTGGTGCTTTACTGTTTCTCCAATGCCTTTTTTCACTGCATCTGTTTGTTTTTATGCTCCCTTGGATTTTTTCTCTCCGTAATTTATCTCTGTGGCAGTTTAGGGTGCGGAATGTGGATTATATTCAAGAAGTAAAAAAAGTTTGCTTGGGAACTGTTGTAGGTTGGGAAGTTCTGACTGCTAGTTCTGGGAAAGAGGGTATAATACAGGCTGAAAATGACCAACTAGATGTAATGATGCCGGATATGGATGGACTTCTTGCTTTTGAGCAATTACAACCAAATCCAGCGACAAAGGAGATTCCAGTGGTTTTATTAACTGCCAAGATCCAAGCTGCTGACCTTCGTCGCTATGCCTAATTAGGAATGAAAAGTGCGATCGCTAAACCCTTTAATCCTCTCGAATTAAATTAGCTACTCAAGTTGCATCCGTTTGAGGTTGGAGTTTGTAGCAGTCATTCGATACAAATCTTCTCGCTATTCTGATGTGGTATTTTCTGTAATTACTTGAACTCTACTCTTTTGATTCCTCTGGGTATGATTCTATTCTTTTTAAGGGGCTTGTCATTATTGATACTGACATTTATATCTAATCTGTTTATTCTCTCATACAATTTATTTTAAAGATAGGTCTAGTGAGCAACAACAAAGTTTATCTGAACTAATGAGTATGTTATGTGGTCCTGAAGATTCTTCATTTCATTCAGAATGAAATATAATATAATAATATCATTTTCGGACTTTTGCAAGAGATATAATCACCCAATACAAACGCAATATAAAATCCGTGCAGTTTCCTACACCGATTTTCAGGATTGATTCTGTTTTCCGCAACATTTCCCTCACGCTAATGCGGAAGCTTGGGGTTTAGCAAAAATCATCCTCCCCGCTGAGGTTTGTAAAGCACTGGTGACAACTACCCGCAGTTCACCACCTACATAACTGCTTCCTTCCTCAACTACTACCATTGTGCCGTCGTCTAAATAACCAACACCTTGACTTGGTTCTTTACCTTCTTTGAGAATTTTCAAATCTAGATTATCACCAGGTAAATAAGATGGACGAACTGCATTTACCAAATCATTGATATTTAAAACTGGAACTTTCTGCACACTAGCAACTTTAGATAAATTGTAGTCATTAGTTAATAGAGTCCCATTAATTTCCTGGGCAAATCGCACCAATTTAGCATCAACTGTAGCAATATCTTCGTAATCAGCCGCGTTAATTAAAATGCGTTCTGGGTAAGCCTCTTTAATCCGGTTGAGGATTTCTAATCCGCGTCTTCCTCTAACTCGCTTTTGGTCTTTACTGGCATCCGCTACTTGTTGCAGTTCTTGTAAAATAAACTGTGGGACAATAATTACCCCTTCTAGAAAACCAGTTTCCAATAAGGTTTCAATACGACCATCAATAATGCAACTGGTATCTAAAACTTTGGTGTTTGCAGGTTTAAGAGTTCCTTCAACTACCATTGTTTCTACAGTGTTGGGATTAATTAAGCGTAATAAACCGCGTCCATGAGTATCTGCCAAATTCATGCCTGTGACAGCAAGTATAATACTGCCGACAACTGCTACTAGAGGTTTAATAAATCCAAAATCTGGGGGAATGGGTAGTAAAAATAGCGGGGCTAACATTAAATTGGCTAGTAAGAGCCCAATGACTAAGCCAATGGCACGAGTTAAAATGACTTCGAGGGGCATTTCTCGGACTTGTGTTTCTAAGCGACGGTATGTGGTCTGGAAACTTAGCCCAATTGCACCACCAATAATAGCGGCAAATACAGCAACAATTAACCGCAATGCGTTTAGGTTTGTTACCCCGTCTAGTGTTCCAGGGGGGAGTAGATCGGTACTAAAGTAACCTATTCCCGATGCTGCCAAAATAAACGAGAGAATGATGATGATATCAAGCATGATTGTGCTGTTTTCCTACAACTGTAGTTACCCTATAGAGTAAGGTATTTTTTATTTCAACGGTCAGATTGATTAAGAAATATGGACTTACCCTAGGGCTTTAGGTAATAAATACAATTTTATATGCAAACATTATAACCAAAGTATTTTCTCTGCATAATTATTCTTAATTTTTGTTGTAAAAAGATAGAAAGTTGTAAAAAAACTACTCATTTTCTTTATTTGTAATTGTCCATTCAATTAATTTAATTCTTGATCATAATGAGTCAAAAAGATATTGCTGTTCAAGTTCCTAGTGCGGCTTACGTACATATCCCCTTTTGTCGGCGGCGGTGTTTTTATTGTGACTTTCCGGTGTTTGTGGTGGGCGATACCTACGGCGAGCCAAGCTACCGCTCACAGGGTAAAACATCTGGTACAATTTCCCAATATGTTGACGCACTGTGTCACGAAATCAGCATCTCACTAGCTTTTAGTCAACCAGTAACAACTATTTTCTTTGGTGGTGGTACTCCTTCGCTGTTATCGACAGAACAGTTGCAATGTATATTAACAGCGTTAGAGAAGCGTTTTGGCATTGCGGCTGGCGTGGAAATTTCCATGGAAATGGACCCCGGTACTTATGATTTGGCACAGATTGCAGGTTATTGCAGTACAGGTGTCAACCGGGTAAGTTTGGGTGTACAAGCCTTTCAAGATGAATTACTAACAGTTGCTGGGCGATCGCACTCAGTTAATGATATCTTTGCAGCTATTGATTTAATCAACCAAGTCGAGATACCCCAATTTAGCTTAGACCTAATTTCTGGGTTGCCACATCAGTCTTTAGTTCAGTGGGAAGATTCCCTAACTAAAGCGGTAGAAGTTGCCCCCACTCATATATCTATCTATGATTTAACCATTGAACCAGGGACAGCTTTTGGTCGTTATTACAAACCGGGAGATAATCCCCTACCGACAGATGAAACCACTGTCACAATGTACCAACTAGGGCAAAAAGTCTTAACTGGCGCAGGTTATGAACATTATGAAATTTCCAACTATGCTAAAAGCGGACATCAATGTAAACATAATCGAGTTTATTGGGAAAATCGCTCTTATTATGGTTTTGGTATGGGTGCAGCCAGTTATGTGCATGGTAAACGCTTCACTCGTCCTCGGAAAACTAAAGAATATTACGAATGGTTGCAAAATGGTGCATTGATTGATTGTGAAGTCACACCTTTAGAGGATGAATTGTTAGAAACTTTAATGCTGGGGTTGCGGTTAGCAGAAGGTTTGAGTTTGACGGTGTTGGTGGAGAAGTTTGGAAAAGAAAAGGTTGAGGAAATTACACAATGTTTGCAACCTTATTTTAAGCAGGGTTGGGTGGAAGTTGTGGAGGAAAGGTTGCGTTTAACTGATCCTGATGGGTTTTTGTTTTCTAATATGGTGTTGGCACATTTGTTTGAGAAGTTGGGGGAATAAATAGTGGTTATTGAGTTATTTTCTTACGTAACCTTTCCGAAAAACTTGCAAGCCTTGGTGTAGAAGAAAGAAAACACTGTTTGCAACCTATATGCAATTAAGCTTCAAAGCTAAATAAATTATATCAATATTATTTCTGTAAGAAATATCATGAGCATGGGTCTACGGGAGCAGAAGTATTAGTTGTTATCAATATGATTAACTCTGATCGGGATCAATCTTCCATTTTTATGAGATTGCTCAAGCAAAGCAAAGGTACTGGTTTGTCAATTTTCTATTTGTGTATAAAGACGCTGGAGACGGATACGGGCATCCGCAGTTGTGAATTGCCAATTGGCAAAAGAGAGGGGCGAAAATTTAGAAAGGAGTATGTGTCTGGCTTTCCATAGTGTTAAGATGAGGAAAGAGCCAAGGAAAGAATCAGGGTTGGGAATAGTTACGGATAGTTCCTATCCATGAAGATGTTGATGACAGATTCATAACTGACCTCATATCCATAACACTTATGAAATGGGCAAAAATAATGAACCAATTCCTAATGTGACTAAACCACAAATAGTAAGAATTACTTGTGAGTAAATTGGGGAATTCAGGCGAAATCTTTGTTGAGGTACCCGGAATATTTTTACAAGTCTAATGACCTGTTCAACAAAAATACCCTTGGTGGAAAACTCTTTGTTTCCTGCCTTTTGTTCTGAGTGGCCATGGCATAATCGCTATCATGTTTTTCTACCTGTTCACGGAGACTAGTAGTCCACCAAGGCAATGTTGCTGGGTAAGCCCCTCTAATTGATAAACTAGTCAAAAAAGGGGTTGACCATGGCAAAAAAGTATGTTGTAGATTTAAGCGAAGAGGAAGTTTTACAACTGCAAGCAATCCTCGAAAAAGGAAAGCACAAAGCAAGAAGTATAACCCGTGCAAACATTCTTTGAATGGCATCTGAGGGAGAAACGGACACGGCGCTGCCGCAGTTCGAGTTCATGTTGCTACGGTGGAAAGGACAAGAGAAAAGTTTGTAATTGGTGGATTAGAGTTTGCTTTAAAGGATGGGGAAAATCCACCAAAACCCAAAAAATTAGATGAAAAACAAGAAGCATTTTTGATTGCGACTGCTTGTTCTAATCTGCCAGAGGGAAGAGTGCGTTGGACAATGCAATTATTAGCGGAGCATTTAGTGAAGGTTGGTATCATAGATTGAATCTCAGACGAAACAATACGCCAAACTCTAAAAAAAATGAAATTAAACCGTGGTTAAAACAACAGTGGTGTATTCCCGAAGTTAACCCAGAGTATGTGTTAAGAATGGAAGATGTTTTGGATTTGTACAATGAGCCATATGATCCGAAAAAACCTACACTCTACCTAGATGAACGCCCATATCAATTACTAGAAGAAGTAAGACTTCCTTTGCCACCAGAACCACATCAGCCTGAAGGTTATGATTGTGAGTATAAACGCAATGGTGTTGTAAATTTATTTGGCTTTTTTGAACCAATAGCCGGGTGGAGGCATATTGAAGTTACACAAAGTCGGACAAAAGCTGATTTTGCTAAACAATTAAAAGATTTAGTAGATGTTTATTACCCCCAAGCTGATGTGATATTTTTACTTGTTGATAACCTAAATATTCATACTCCAAGTGTTTTATATGAAGTTTTCTCTCCACAAGAAGCACGCCGCATTATTCAATAATTAGAGTTTCACTATACTCCTAAACACGCTTCTTGGCTGAATCAAGTAGAAATTGAATTATCAGTTTTATCTCGCCAATGCTTAGAACTAGGTATTCCTAATGTAGAAATATTATCTTCTGAAATTGCTATTTCGGAGTCACAGCGTAATCAACGAAAACCCAGTGTTTATTGGGTTTTAAAACCGAGGATGCACGTAAAAAAATGCAGCGTTTATATCCGAGTATTTAACCCAGCAAAATTGCCTTGGCAGACTACTAGGAGGGAAAACATCTCGTAATATCTCTAGCCAGTAATGAAATGTGTCCTTTGCTTCCGTTTTGGATATACCGAAATGCAAACCTAAAACCTCAAATGTTGGCATTTTCCTCCAAGAGAACAAGGATAGACATACCTGTTCTTTTATCTCTAGTTTCCCTTTCCCCCCTCCTCCTTTCTAATTTAGACCTATGTTTTTACTTTCTATCTCCCCTTGCAGTTTTCTATGCTACATTTCACCTTGGGCTAACAAGTCTTGAAACTGATGGTTAGTTATCCCCAGTATTTGTTTTCTACGATGTGGATATTCTTGAATATAGTTAATTTAGTGGATTTTTCCTTTTGGTACACCCTCAAAATTCCCTTCTACCATTTTTTTCACACCAAGTTAATTTTCCTGACAGGTCTAATTGGTAATTGGTGATTGGAAAAACCTATTCTCCGTTACCCATTAGCAATTATTTGACATAACCATTAGACACAAAGCAATCACCAGTGTCTTTTAGTGCTACATTCACAGGTGACTGAGGTAGACTAAGCTCGCGGACGGCCTTGGAAGCATCATAATACATTGGTTGCTGTGCCATGCGGACACCATCTATGGGAACTCTGGGGGTTTTTCCTATAGGTGCAAGAATTTTTTCTTCTACACAAACCACACTTAATGGTAAAAAAGCTGGAACGGATATTTGCGGTGCTTTCAATCCTGTGATCTCAGATAGTATTTCTAGAAGTTGTTTGAGGCTAAGATTTTGATGTCCGAGAATATAGCGAGGGCCTGATCTTCCTTTTTCTAAAGCCAGCAAATGTCTTCTGGCCACATCTCGCATATCAATAAAGTTTAAACCTGTATCCACATCAGCTGGCATCTGTCGCCGCAAAAACCGCAGAATAATATCCCAGGTTGCTGTGGGTTTAATATCCAAAGATCGAATCAGACTGCTAGGACTAACTACCATAATATCTTGACCTTATTTTGTAGATGTGATCGCTACTTGTTCAGCTAGAAACTAAGACTTTTTATAGTCTCCCACTAACTTTTCAACAGGACTCTGATGAGTTTCATCAACCACTTGACCAGATTTCCCCAATCCAATAGCTGCTACTGAAGTGGTATAAACCGTCCGTGAAATCCCCGCTTTTTGGGCTGCTGCTAACAGATTGCGCGTTCCTTCCACGTTATGAGGATAGAGCAAATCGCGGTCTTTTTGCCAGAGGGAATAATGGGCAGCGACATGAAACAGGTAGTTACAACCATGCATCTGTTTCCAGATATGCGGGTCATTTAAATCGCCTTTGACAATATATATCTCTAAACTCCGTAAATTTCCCAGGTTACTACTCGGACGTACCAAAGCCGTAACTTTGTATCCTGACTCTAATAGCGATCGCACCACATGAGAACCAACAAAACCTGTACCACCAGTCACAAAAGCCTGCATTTAATCACCTCTTAACTCCTCAATATTTGATTATTGCTGATTACATCCGATCAAATATGATTGTCTGGATCAGGATTTACAGGATGCCTGAAACAACCGATTCGTCTTCGGTCATTAATAATTAAAAATTATTTTTTAGGCTATTTTAAATAAATTTTTTTCAAAAGAAATCTTGTTTTTGGGATTGAGCTCGCGGCGAAGGTGGTAAAGTATTTATATCAAATCAAATTGGCTGTGAGAAAAAATTTTTTAAGCTATAATATTTCAATGATAAGAATATCAGCTTTAGAAGGAAAAATCAATGGGGTTCGACCCTAAAAAACGAATTTTTTTTAATTTTTGAAATTTCCTTGGAAACTTGAGAACGCCAAAGTCAGCATTCAGATAAGAAAATCTGACGACAAACATCGTAAAAATCCTTAAATCCTGGACATCCTTACCCGCACCCATATTTTTTGAGCCTGTTGTGCGAGACTATAAATTAGCGATTTTGCGATCACTGGGCTGACGAAAGATATGGAAGATGAAGAGATAGAGGGAGAGTCTTGAAGGGGTTCAATCTTTCATTTTTGCGAGAATGTGAGTTAGCGGAACTTATCGTGGGTATCCCTTCTAGGAGAATGAAGGACAAAGTCTAAAACTTCATCCTTCACCCTATTAATTACGCTTCATCTAAAGCTGCAATACCAGGTAAAACCTTACCTTCTAACAACTCCAAACTAGCACCACCACCGGTAGAAATGTGGCTCATTTGATCAGCCAAACCTACCTTTTCAACTGCTGCTACAGAGTCACCACCACCGATAATGGTAGTTGTGCCGATTTTGCCGATTTCTGCTAGAGTATGTGCGATCGCTTCCGTACCCGCAGCAAACTTGTCAAACTCGAACACACCCATAGGTCCATTCCAAATTACAGTCTTACAATCAGCCAAAGCCGCTTGGAAAACCTTCACAGAATCAGGACCAATATCTAAACCCATACCATCAGCAGGAATATTGTCAATACTGACTGTAGTAGCATTCGCATCAGGAGCAAACTTATCAGCCGCTACAATATCTGTAGGTAGCAACAAAGCCACACCGCGTTCCTTAGCTTTAGCTTCCAAAGCCTTAGCCAATTCCAGCTTGTCTTCTTCTACCAAAGACTTACCAACACTTAAACCACGGGCTTTATAGAAAGTGAAAATCATCCCACCGCCGATGATCAGCTTATCGCACTTTTCTAATAGGGTTTCAATTACGCCGATTTTGCTAGAAACCTTAGAACCGCCAATAATAGCCACCAAAGGACGTTTAGGTTCTTCAATTGCACTTTGTAAATATTGCAATTCCTTCTCAACCAAATAACCAGCCACAGAAGGACTGAGGAACTTAGTTACACCTTCAGTTGAGGCATGGGCGCGGTGTGCAGTACCAAAGGCATCATTTACATAGAAATCAGCATTTGCTGCCAATTTTTTCGCAAATTCAGGATCATTCTTTTCTTCTTCCTTGTAGAAGCGGACATTTTCCAATAACAGCACTTGGCCATTTTGTAACGCGCCAACTTTAGCAGCTACATCATCACCAATACAGTCATCAGTCTTGACAACTTCTTGTCCCAACAACTCAGAAAGGCGTTTAGCAACAGGAGTTAAACGCAATTTATCATCTACACCTTTGGGGCGGCCAAAATGGCTTGCTAGAATTACCTTCGCGCCCTTTTTGGTCAAATCTTGGATAGTTGGCACAGCAGCCCGAATGCGGGTATCATCAGTAATACTGCCTTGATCATCCACAGGAACGTTAAAATCAACCCGCACCAAAGCGCGTTTTCCAGATATATCAGCAGCAGATAAACTTGCTAAACTTTTTTTCGACACAGCCAAACTCTCCTGATTGCCTTTTTGTTATTGTTTTGGAATATAACTATCAAGATTTTACCGGAGTGAGGGGTGCTGAGGTGATCTATGTTTAAAACAGTTCTGTTTCCAATTGATCAAAGTCGCGCCGCGAGGGAAGCTGCTGAAGTAGTTACCAACGTCGTGCAGAAATATAACAGTCGCTTGGTTCTACTGTCTGTTGTGGAAGAAGCAGCCCCAGACGCGCCTAATGCTGATCCCATGATGTCTCCAGAGGCCGTTGCTAAACTTCTGGAAAATGCCCAAGCTCTATTTTCTCACCAGGGTATTACAGCCGAAGTCCTCGAAAGACAAGGTAAACCAGCCTTTACTATCTGTGATGTGGCTGATGAAATTGAGGCCAGTTTAATTATTATGGGCTGTCGGGGTTTAGGCTTAACTGATGAGGGTGCAACTGATAGCGTCACTAGTCGCGTCATTAACCTTTCCCCTTGTCCAGTTTTGATTGTGCCTTAGCTATCAAACAAGGAGTTACAGGAGTTACAGGAGTTACAGGAGTTACAGGAGTTACAGGAGTTACAGGAGTATGGCTTAGGCCAACCTACGCTAACAGAAGAAAAAATTAATTTTTCCCCCTACTCCCTGTTCCCTACTCCCTGTTCCCTACTGTAACGAATGGCAATTTCAATAAATTGATAAAGTTAAAATCTCTATTTTCTTGCGCTACACCTAATTTTATAGTTTGTGGAAAATTATGATAATAGGGGGATTGAAAAATTACATCCCATATAGTCGAAATACTTGCATAACTACTATTAGTAGCTTGTATTAGCTGTGAATGATGAAACCGATGGTAGTTCCGTGTCACAACTAAATAGACCTGTCAGGAAAATTAACTTGGTGTCAAAAAAATGGTAGAAGGAAATTTTGACCGTCTACCAAAATGAAAAATCCACTAAATTAACTATATTCAAGAGTATCCACATCCTACAAAGCAAATACAGGGAATAACTAACTATCAGTTTCAAGACTTGTTAGCCAGAACTGAAATGTAGCATAAAAAACTGCAAGGGGAGATAGAAAGTAAAAACATAGGTCTAAATTAGAAAGGAGGAGGGGGGAAAGGGAAACTAGAGATAAAAGAACAGATATGTCTATCCTTGTTCTATTGGAGGAAAATACCA
It encodes the following:
- a CDS encoding universal stress protein codes for the protein MFKTVLFPIDQSRAAREAAEVVTNVVQKYNSRLVLLSVVEEAAPDAPNADPMMSPEAVAKLLENAQALFSHQGITAEVLERQGKPAFTICDVADEIEASLIIMGCRGLGLTDEGATDSVTSRVINLSPCPVLIVP
- a CDS encoding helix-turn-helix domain-containing protein, encoding MKEQVCLSLFSWRKMPTFEVLGLHFGISKTEAKDTFHYWLEILRDVFPPSSLPRQFCWVKYSDINAAFFYVHPRF
- a CDS encoding PIN/TRAM domain-containing protein, whose product is MLDIIIILSFILAASGIGYFSTDLLPPGTLDGVTNLNALRLIVAVFAAIIGGAIGLSFQTTYRRLETQVREMPLEVILTRAIGLVIGLLLANLMLAPLFLLPIPPDFGFIKPLVAVVGSIILAVTGMNLADTHGRGLLRLINPNTVETMVVEGTLKPANTKVLDTSCIIDGRIETLLETGFLEGVIIVPQFILQELQQVADASKDQKRVRGRRGLEILNRIKEAYPERILINAADYEDIATVDAKLVRFAQEINGTLLTNDYNLSKVASVQKVPVLNINDLVNAVRPSYLPGDNLDLKILKEGKEPSQGVGYLDDGTMVVVEEGSSYVGGELRVVVTSALQTSAGRMIFAKPQASALA
- the hemW gene encoding radical SAM family heme chaperone HemW, which encodes MSQKDIAVQVPSAAYVHIPFCRRRCFYCDFPVFVVGDTYGEPSYRSQGKTSGTISQYVDALCHEISISLAFSQPVTTIFFGGGTPSLLSTEQLQCILTALEKRFGIAAGVEISMEMDPGTYDLAQIAGYCSTGVNRVSLGVQAFQDELLTVAGRSHSVNDIFAAIDLINQVEIPQFSLDLISGLPHQSLVQWEDSLTKAVEVAPTHISIYDLTIEPGTAFGRYYKPGDNPLPTDETTVTMYQLGQKVLTGAGYEHYEISNYAKSGHQCKHNRVYWENRSYYGFGMGAASYVHGKRFTRPRKTKEYYEWLQNGALIDCEVTPLEDELLETLMLGLRLAEGLSLTVLVEKFGKEKVEEITQCLQPYFKQGWVEVVEERLRLTDPDGFLFSNMVLAHLFEKLGE
- a CDS encoding phosphoglycerate kinase yields the protein MSKKSLASLSAADISGKRALVRVDFNVPVDDQGSITDDTRIRAAVPTIQDLTKKGAKVILASHFGRPKGVDDKLRLTPVAKRLSELLGQEVVKTDDCIGDDVAAKVGALQNGQVLLLENVRFYKEEEKNDPEFAKKLAANADFYVNDAFGTAHRAHASTEGVTKFLSPSVAGYLVEKELQYLQSAIEEPKRPLVAIIGGSKVSSKIGVIETLLEKCDKLIIGGGMIFTFYKARGLSVGKSLVEEDKLELAKALEAKAKERGVALLLPTDIVAADKFAPDANATTVSIDNIPADGMGLDIGPDSVKVFQAALADCKTVIWNGPMGVFEFDKFAAGTEAIAHTLAEIGKIGTTTIIGGGDSVAAVEKVGLADQMSHISTGGGASLELLEGKVLPGIAALDEA